CGGGCGTGCCCCTGGCGCCGGCGCGGCTTTTGCGGCCGACGCGCGCGCGCCGGGGTTATGATCGGCTCCATGACTACGAACTACCCCACCATCGAGCAGACCGTCGGCAATACGCCGCTCGTGCGTCTGCAGCGTATTCCCGGAGCTGCGGGCGCGGCGCGCGGCAATGTCATCCTGGCCAAGCTTGAGGGCAATAACCCCGCCGGGTCGGTCAAGGACCGGCCGGCGCTGTCCATGATCGCCCATGCCGAGGCGCGCGGCGACATCAAGCCCGGCGATACCCTGATCGAGGCCACCAGCGGCAATACCGGCATCGCCCTGGCGATGGCCGCTGCCATGCGCGGCTACCGCATGATCCTGATCATGCCCGACAACCTGTCCGTCGAGCGCCGCGCGGCCATGGCCGCTTATGGCGCCGAGCTGATCCTCACGCCGGCCGACAAGGGCGGCATGGAGTACGCCCGGGATCTGGCCACCGAGATGCAGGCCGATGGCCGCGGCGTGGTGCTGGACCAGTTCGCCAATCCCGACAATCCGCGCGCGCACATCGAAAGCACCGGCCCGGAAATCTGGAACCAGACCGAAGGTCGTGTCACGCACTTCGTCAGCGCGATGGGCACCACCGGCACCATCATGGGGGTTTCCACCTATCTGAAGTCGCGCAATGCCGCGATCCAGGTGGTGGGCGCGCAGCCGGCCGAAGGCTCGCAGATCCCCGGCATCCGCAAATGGCCCGAAGCCTACCTGCCCAAGATCTTCGACCGCAGCCGCGTGGACGCCTACGAATCCATCGTGCAGGCCGATGCCGAGACGATGGCGCGCCGGCTGGCGGCGGAAGAAGGCATCTTCGCCGGGATCTCCTCGGCCGGCGCCCTGGTCGCCGCGCTGCGCGTGGCCGAAAGGGTGAACGATGCGACCATCGTCTTCATCGTCTGCGACCGGGGCGACCGCTACCTGTCCACGGGTGTGTTCAATTAGTTCACCCCCGAAGCGCTGCGCGCTTCCCCCTCAAGGGGGCGCCGCTACGGACCGGAGAGTGAGGCCCGCCCCTGAAGCGCTGTGCGCTTCTCCCCTCAAGGGGCGCCGCGACGGACCGGCAAAGCCGGCTCCGTGCGGCCTGGATTGAAACAGCCTTCGACTCTGGGGCAGGCTCTTCTGGTTGAGGCGGTTTGCCGGCCGCGTTCAGCGGCCGACGCGGGCTTCGATTTCGGCGGCCAGGTCGGCCACGGCGGTGGCGTAGAAGTAGCTGCGGTTGTAGTGCGTCAGCGCGAAGAAGTTGGGCGTACCGACGCGGTATTGGGCCGTGCCGCGCGCTTCTTCGACCAGATCGACGATGCCCAGGGGATGGGCGCTCCAGCCAACGGCGGAGGCGCCGGGCTGCAGGCGGCCGCCGGCGGCGCTGATCGTGTTCCAGCTTTGCTTGGGCACCAGGCCGCCGTCGACCAGGGCGGACGGATCCGCCGGCAGGGTCACCGGCGCGAACACGGGCACGCCGCGCTGCCAGCCGTGCTGGGCCAGGAAGCTGCCCACCGACAGGATGGCGTCCTTGGTGCTGTTGGTCAGGTCGATATGGCCGCTGTCGTCGCCGTCGACGGCATAGCGCATGATGCTGCCCGGCATGAACTGCGGCATGCCGATGGCGCCGGCGTAGGAGCCGCGCGTTTCCAGGTCGAGCTTGCCCTGCATCACCAGCGTCAGGAAATCCCCGAGCTGGCCTCGGAACATGGCGGCGCGTTCGGGTTTGTCCGGGTCGGGATAGTCGAAGGCCAGCGTGGTCAGCGCGTCCAGTACGCGGAAATTGCCCATATTGCGTCCATACAGCGTTTCGACGCCGATGATGGAGGCGATGATGGGGGCCGGCACGCCGAAGCGCTGCGCGGCCTGGTTCAGCAGGTCGCGGTTCTCGTTGTAGAACTCCACGCCCCAGCCAATGCGCTTGGGCTCGACGAAGCGCGCGCGGTAGGTCAGCCAGCTGCGCCAGATCTTCTTTCCGGGCGGCGCCGGCGCGATCAGGCGGGCCACGGTGGCGTTGTAGCGCGCGCCTTCCAGGGCGGCGACCATGGGCGCCAGCGGCAGCTTGCGCTCGGCCGACAGGCCTTCCAGGAACTGGCGGACTTCAGGCTTCAGGCCGCCGCTGGGCGTGAGCGCGGCGGGTCCTTCGTCGGCTGTCTCCGGGCCAGGGGCGGTCGGGCCGATGCGGATGGGGGCGGCAGGTGCCTCGCTGGCGGCGGACACGCCCGGCGCGGAGGACGAGCGGGGGGCGGAGGGAGCGGTGGTGGAACACCCCGCGAGCAGGGCCGACATGACCCCGAGTTGCAGTAATCGCCGACAGATGAACATAATCTTCCTTATGGAGACCATGTATCTTACCCACCCGGCATGCCGCTTGCATGAAATGGGCAGTTGGCATCCGGAAAGCCCGCAGAGGCTGGACGCCATCTCGGACCAGTTGTTGGCCAGCGGCCTGATGCCCTATCTAGACGATCGCCAGGCGCCGCAAGCCTCGCGCCACGACATTCTGCGGGTCCATACCGTTCAGTACCTGGACAGTCTGCGCCAGCACGTGCCCGAGCACGGCTACTACCCGATCGATCCCGATACCCTGATGAACCCGCACACCTACGAGGCCGCGCTGTACGCGGCCGGCGCGGGCGTGGCCGCGGTCGACGCGGTCATGGGTGGCGAGGCGCGCACCGCTTTTTGTGCGGTGCGTCCGCCCGGGCACCATGCCTGCCGCTCCCAGGCCATGGGCTTTTGCTTCCTGAACAACGTGGCCATCGCGGCCCGCCACGCGCTGGACTTCCACGGCCTGTCGCGGGTGGCCATCGTGGATTTCGACGTGCACCACGGCAATGGCACCGAAGACGTCTTCGCCGGCGACGAGCGGGTGCTGATGTGCAGCTTCTTCCAGCACCCGTTCTTTCCCAACAGCGGCGCGGACCATCCGGCCGCCAACATGCTCAACGTGCCGGTGCCGGCCTATACCGCGGGCGCGGCGGTGCGGTCCATCGTCACGGACACCTGGCTGCCGCGGCTGGAGGCGCATCGGCCGGAGCTGATCCTGGTGTCGGCGGGATTCGACGCCCACCGGGAGGACGACATGGGTCAGATGGGGCTGGTCGAGGCCGATTACGCCTGGATCACCGAACAGCTCGTCGGGGTGGCCGACCGCCATGCCCAGGGCCGGATCGTCAGTACGCTGGAGGGCGGTTACAACCTGTCCGCCCTCGGTCGCAGCGTGGTGGCGCATATACGGGCGCTGGCGAAGCTGTAGAATCAGGAAAAAATTGTGCAATGCGATCCCGGCGCATGCCGGGTAATTATTTCCATTTGGAGGCAGCGGGATGAAGGTTTTGGTACCTGTCAAGCGCGTCGTTGACTACAACGTCAAGGTGCGCGTCAAGTCGGATCAGACTGGCGTCGATATCGCCAATGTGAAGATGTCCATGAACCCCTTCGACGAAATCGCCGTCGAGGAAGCGACCCGCCTGAAGGAGAAGGGTTCGGTGGCCGAGGTCGTCGCCGTGTCTTGCGGCGTGGCCCAATGCCAGGAAACCCTGCGCACAGCGATGGCCATTGGCGCCGATCGCGGCGTGCTGGTGCAGACCGATGTCGAACTGCAGCCGCTGGCCGTGGCCAAGCTGCTCAAGGCGCTGGTCGACAAGGAACAGCCGCAGCTGGTGATCCTGGGCAAGCAGGCGATCGACGACGACGCCAACCAGACCGGCCAGATGCTGGCCGCGCTGCTGGACTGGCCGCAAGCCACGTTCGCCAGCAAGGTCGAGCTGGGCGACGGCAAGGTCAACGTCACGCGCGAAGTCGACGGCGGCCTGGAGACCGTGTCGCTGAAGCTGCCGGCCATCATCACCACCGACCTGCGCCTGAACGAGCCGCGCTACGTGACGCTGCCGAACATCATGAAGGCCAAGAAGAAGCAGCTGGACACCGTGACGCCGCAGGACCTGGGCGTGGACCCGGCGCCGCGCCTGAAGACGCTGAAGGTCAGCGAGCCGCCGGCGCGCAAGGCCGGCATCAAGGTGCCCGATGTGGCGGCGCTGGTGGACAAACTCAAGAACGAAGCGAAGGTGGTCTGAGATGACGACGCTGGTTATTGCTGAACACGACAACGCCCAGCTCAAGGGCGCGACCCTGAACACCATCGCCGCCGCCGCCAAGATCGGCGGCGACGTGCACGTGCTGGTCGCCGGCGCCAATGCCCGCGCCGTGGCCGAGCAGGCCGCGCAGGCCGCCGGCGTGTCCAAGGTGCTGCTGGCCGACGCGCCGCAGCTGGCCGAAGGCCTGGCCGAGAACCTGGCCGCCCAGGTGCTGGCCGTGGCGTCGGGCTACAGCCACATCCTGTTCCCCGCCACCGCCTCGGGCAAGAACGTGGCCCCGCGCGTGGCCGCCAAGCTGGATGTGGCGCAGGTCTCGGACATCATCGGCGTGGAATCCGCCGACACCTTCCAGCGCCCGATCTACGCCGGCAACGCCATCGCCACGGTGCAGTCGGCCGACGCGGTCAAGGTCATCACCGTGCGCACCACCGGCTTTGACGCGGTGGCCGCCACCGGCGGCTCGGCCGCGATCGAGGACGCCACTGCCGTGGCCGACTCGGGCCTGTCCAGCTTCGTGGGTCGCGAAGTCGCCAAGAGCGACCGCCCCGAACTGGCCGGCGCGCGCGTGGTCGTCTCCGGCGGCCGTGGCCTGGGCAGCGCCGAGAACTTCAAGATCCTGGACCCGCTGGCCGACAAGCTGGGCGCGGCGCTGGGCGCTTCGCGCGCGGCGGTCGACGCCGGCTACGCGCCGAACGACTGGCAGGTCGGCCAGACCGGCAAGATCGTGGCCCCGCAGCTGTACGTGGCCGTCGGCATCTCCGGCGCCATCCAGCACCTGGCCGGCATGAAGGACTCCAAGGTCATCGTGGCCATCAACAAGGATCCGGAAGCCCCGATCTTCGGCGTGGCCGACTACGGCCTGGTCGGCGATCTGTTCCAGGTCGTGCCGGAACTGACCGGCGCGCTATAGAGCCAGACGCAAGGCCGCTACGGAAAAGCCCGCGAACGCAGGTTCGCGGGCTTTTCTTTTGCGCGTGACATCGGATTGCGGGCGCTCAATTCGGGTCATGAATATTGCATAAGGTTATATGTCTTGCGTATTTCCCCCGTACCGAGTTTGATGGAAGAATCGTCGCATGGCTGCCGCCGCGGGATGCAAGCCCGGGCGTCGCAGGCCGCCGACGAGCCGTTGCCGGCCGTGTCCGCCGCGCTCGCGGGCGGGCCGCCCTCGATCAACCTTCATCCGCATGCAGGAGACACCATGAGTCATCTACGCCTGGGCGACATCGCCCCCGATTTCGAACAGGAATCCTCGGTTGGCCCGATCCGTTTTCATGAATTCCTGGGCAACAGCTGGGGCGTGCTGTTCTCGCATCCCGCCGATTTCACCCCCGTCTGCACCACCGAGCTGGGCTACACCGCCAAGCTGGCCGACGAGTTCGCCAAGCGCAACGTGAAGGTGCTGGCGCTGTCCGTCGACGGCAAGGAATCGCACAACAAGTGGATCGAGGACATCAACGACACCCAGTCCACCACGGTCAATTTTCCGATCCTGGCCGACAAGGACCGCAAGGTTTCGGAGCTGTACGACATGATCCACCCGAACGCCAACGCCACGCTGACGGTGCGCTCGGTGTTCATCATCGATCCGAACAAGAAGGTGCGCCTGACCATCACCTATCCGGCCAGCACCGGACGCAACTTCAACGAGATCCTGCGCGTCATCGACTCGCTGCAGCTGACCGACAGCCACAGCGTGGCCACGCCGGTGAACTGGCAGGACGGCGACGACGTGATCATCGTGCCCTCGTTGCAGGACGAGGCCGTGATCAAGCAGAAATTCCCCAAGGGCTACAAGGCCGTGCGTCCTTACCTGCGCATCACGCCCCAGCCGAATAAGTAAATAGCCGGAGTGCATGAAGGGCCGCGCGCCCTGAACGCATCCCGCAGGCTTTGCCGCCAGTACGCCGCGATTCCCCGCTGGGAACGCGGCGTTTTTTATGGGTCTCCACGGCTGGCGCGACGGGCATTCCGCAAGGGGCGCGCGCTGCGCCTGGCCCCAAGCAGGCGAGGCGGCGTGGTTTCGCCATGCCCCGCGTCTATATGCTTGGCGGCGATTAACAATTAAAAAATGATTCGTTCCGTTCAGATCGACTCGCCTGCAAACTTGCTTCCACATTGTCAAACTGACGCAGGGAGCAAGGGATGTCTTTCAGGAAAGCGGGTTGGCTGGCCGCCTTGGCTGCAGTGACGGTTTCGCTCGCGGCGATCGCGCCGGCCCAGGCGCAGCAGAAGCAGACGCTGCTCAACGTCTCCTATGATCCGACGCGCGAGCTGTACCGCGCGATCGACGACGCCTTCGCCAAGCAATACAAGGACAAGGCCGGCGTCGAGCTGACCATCCGCCAATCGCACGGCGGCTCGGGCCGCCAGGCGCGTTCGGTCATCGACGGACTGGAAGCCGACGTGGTGACGCTGGCCCTGGCCTACGACATCGACGCCATCGCCGATCGCGGCCTGCTCCCGGAAAACTGGCAGGCCCGCCTGCCGCAGAACAGCTCGCCCTACACCTCCACCATCGTGTTCCTGGTGCGCAAGGGCAATCCCAAGCAGATCAAGGACTGGGACGACCTGGTCAAGGACGGCGTGCAGGTCATCACCCCCAACCCCAAGACTTCCGGCGGCGCGCGCTGGAATTACCTGGCGGCCTGGGCCTACGCGCTCGAGAAGAACGGCGGCAGCGAGGACAAGGCCAAGGCCTATGTCGGCGAGCTGCTCAAGCACGTGCCGGTGCTGGATACCGGCGCGCGCGGCGCCACCACCACCTTCGTCGAGCGCGGCGTGGGCGACGTGCTGCTGGCCTGGGAGAACGAGGCTTTCCTGGCGCTCGAGGAGCTGGGTCCGGACAAGTTCGACATCGTGGTGCCCTCGCTGTCCATCCTGGCCGAGCCGCCGGTGGCCGTGGTCGACAAGATCGTCGACAAGAAGGGCACCCGCGCCGCGGCCCAGGCCTACCTGGAATTCCTGTACACGCCGGCGGCGCAGGAAATCATCGCCAAGAACTACTACCGCCCCATCGACAAGGACGTGGCGGCCAAGTACGAAAGCAAGTTCCCCAAGGTCAAACTCGTGAAGATCGACGACAAGATCTTCGGCGGCTGGCGCAAGGCGCAGAAGGATCACTTCAGCGATGGCGGCACCTTCGACCAGATCTACCAGCCTCAGAAGAAATGATCTCCTGACCATCGGACGACGGCCATGACCTCAGCCTCGACACCGGCGGCAACGGGCGCGCAAGCGCCTTTTGCCGTTCGCCGCAGCAGCCCGGGCGTATTGCCCGGCTTCGGCATTTCCATGGGCTATGCGGTGCTCTACCTGAGCCTGCTGGTGCTCATTCCGCTGGCCGCGCTGCCCATCAAGAGCGCCTCGCTCGGCTGGCAGGGCTTCTGGGACGCCGTCGCTTCGCCGCGCGTGGTGGCGTCCTACAAGCTCACCTTCGGCGCGTCCCTGATCGCCGCGCTGGTGAACCTGGTGTTCGGCACCATCGTGGCCTGGGTACTGGTGCGTTATCGCTTCCCGGGCAAGAAGATCCTGGATGCGCTGGTGGACCTGCCTTTCGCGCTGCCCACCGCCGTCGCCGGCATCGCGCTGACCGCGCTGTATTCGGAAAAAGGCTGGCTGGGCGCGCCGCTGGCCGAGTGGTTCGGCTGGAAGGTCGCGTTCACGCCGTTGGGCATCGTGATCGCGCTGATCTTCATCGGCGTGCCCTTCGTGGTGCGCACGGTGCAGCCTGTGCTCGAGGACGTCGAGCGCGAGATCGAGGAAGCCGCCGCCAGCCTGGGCGCCAATCGCTGGCAGACCATACGCCGTGTGCTGCTGCCCGCGCTGCTGCCGGCGCTGATGACCGGCTTCGCGCTGGCCTTCGCGCGCGCGGTGGGCGAGTACGGCTCGGTGGTGTTCATCGCCGGCAACATGCCCATGGTGTCCGAGATCACGCCGTTGTTGATCATCGCCAAGCTCGAACAGTTCGACTATGCCGGCGCGGCCGCCATCGCCACGGTGATGCTGGTGCTGTCCTTCGCGCTGCTGTTCATCATCAATCTGCTGCAGGGCTGGCAGGCCCGCCGCGGCCTCGGGAGAGCCTGATGAGCGTCGACCATCGTCCCGCCCACCTGACCGAGCCGCGCTGGGTGCGCGGCATCCTGTTGGGCATCGCGCTGCTGTTCCTGACGCTGTTCCTGCTGGTGCCGCTGGCCGCGGTATTCGCCGAGGCCTTCCGCAAGGGTTGGGCCTTGTACCTGGAGGCCATCGTCGAGCCGGACGCCTGGGCGGCGATCCGTCTGACCTTGCTGGTCGCGGCCATCGCGCTGCCTGTGAACCTGGTGTTCGGCGTGGCCGCCGCCTGGGCCATCACCAAGTTCCAGTTTCGCGGCAAGCAGTTCCTGATCACGCTGATCGACCTGCCGTTCTCGGTGTCGCCGGTGGTGGCGGGGCTGGTCTTCGTGCTGCTGTTCGGCACGCAGGGCTGGTTCGGCGGCTGGTTGCAGGCGCACGACATCAAGATCGTGTACGCGGTGCCGGGCATCATCCTGGCCAGCCTGTTCGTGACCTTTCCGTTCGTCGCGCGCGAGCTGATTCCGCTGATGCAGGCGCAGGGCAGCGAGGAAGAGCAGGCCGCGCTGACGCTGGGCGCCAATGGCTGGCAGATCTTCTGGCGCGTCACGCTGCCAAACATCAAGTGGGGCCTGCTGTACGGCGCCATCCTGTGCAACGCGCGCGCCATGGGCGAGTTCGGCGCCGTGTCGGTGGTGTCCGGCCAGGTGCGTGGCCTGACCAACACCATGACCCTGCACGTCGAGATTCTCTACAACGAATATCAGTATTCGGCGGCCTTCGCCGTCGCCTCTTTGCTGGCCCTGCTGGCGCTGGTGACGCTGGTGGCCAAGAACCTGGTCGAGTGGCGCAACGCGAAGCAGTTGCAGGCCGCCAGCCAGCCCGCCGAGTATCCCGGCCCCGCCGTGGCCATCACCCAGGCCGCCGCCTGACACGGCGCCCGACGGAGACAAACATGAGCATAGAAGTCCGCAATCTGTCCAAGCGCTTCGGCCAGTTCCGCGCGCTCAACGACGTATCGCTGCATATCGAGACCGGCGAGCTGGTCGCGCTGCTGGGACCGTCCGGCTGCGGCAAGACCACGCTGCTGCGCATCATCGCGGGCCTGGAATCGGCCGACTCGGGCAGCGTGCTGTTCGCCGGCGAGGACGCCACCGCCGTGGACGTGCGCCAGCGCCAGGTCGGGTTCGTGTTCCAGCACTACGCGCTGTTCAAGCACATGACCGTGTTCGAGAACGTGGCCTTCGGCCTGCGCGTCAAGCATCGTTCGCAGCGTCCTTCCGAGGACCAGATCCAGCGCAAGGTGCACGACCTGCTCGGGCTGGTGCAACTGGACTGGCTGGCCGATCGCTATCCGGCCCAGCTGTCGGGCGGCCAGCGCCAGCGCATCGCCCTGGCGCGCGCGCTGGCGGTGGAGCCGCGCGTGCTGCTGCTGGACGAACCCTTTGGCGCGCTGGACGCCAAGGTGCGCAAGGAACTGCGCCGCTGGCTGCGCCGGCTGCACGACGAGCTGCACGTGGCCAGCGTGTTCGTGACGCACGACCAGGAAGAGGCGCTGGAAGTGGCCGACCGGGTGGTGCTGATGAACTCGGGCCGCATCGAGCAGGTGGGCACGCCTCGCGAAGTCTGGGAGTCGCCCGCCACGCCCTTCGTCTACGGCTTCCTGGGCGACGTCAACTCGCTGGCCGGCGTGGCCACGCGCGGCGTCTGGCAGGGCGCGGGGCTGTCGCTGCCGGCGCCGGAGCTGGCGCAGGCCGACGGCGAGCGCGCCACCGCCTATGTGCGGCCGCACGAATTCGACATCGAGCGCTACCGGCCGGAAGGCGAGGGTCTCGCGGTGCGGCTGTCGCACGCCTACCTGGCGGGCCCCAGCGCCTATCTGGAACTGGCGCGCCAGGACTCGGACGCCATCATCGAGGCCGAAGTGCCGGAACAGCTGTACCGGGAGCTGAACCTGCGCGACGGCGAAACCCTGCTGGCGCGTCCGCGCCGGGCCCGGATCTTCGCGGTGCAAGCATGACGACGATCGAACTGCCTCCCGAACTGGAAGCCGGCGCGGCGGCGCGCTGGCGCGAGTTGATCGAGACGCTGGCCGACGCGCGGCGTCGCTATCCCGACGCCGCGCTGGCCTCGTCGCTGGCGGCCGAGGACATGGTGCTGACGCACGCCATTTTCGACGCCGGGCTGGACCTGGAG
The Achromobacter sp. AONIH1 DNA segment above includes these coding regions:
- a CDS encoding sulfate ABC transporter substrate-binding protein — its product is MSFRKAGWLAALAAVTVSLAAIAPAQAQQKQTLLNVSYDPTRELYRAIDDAFAKQYKDKAGVELTIRQSHGGSGRQARSVIDGLEADVVTLALAYDIDAIADRGLLPENWQARLPQNSSPYTSTIVFLVRKGNPKQIKDWDDLVKDGVQVITPNPKTSGGARWNYLAAWAYALEKNGGSEDKAKAYVGELLKHVPVLDTGARGATTTFVERGVGDVLLAWENEAFLALEELGPDKFDIVVPSLSILAEPPVAVVDKIVDKKGTRAAAQAYLEFLYTPAAQEIIAKNYYRPIDKDVAAKYESKFPKVKLVKIDDKIFGGWRKAQKDHFSDGGTFDQIYQPQKK
- a CDS encoding histone deacetylase family protein; this translates as METMYLTHPACRLHEMGSWHPESPQRLDAISDQLLASGLMPYLDDRQAPQASRHDILRVHTVQYLDSLRQHVPEHGYYPIDPDTLMNPHTYEAALYAAGAGVAAVDAVMGGEARTAFCAVRPPGHHACRSQAMGFCFLNNVAIAARHALDFHGLSRVAIVDFDVHHGNGTEDVFAGDERVLMCSFFQHPFFPNSGADHPAANMLNVPVPAYTAGAAVRSIVTDTWLPRLEAHRPELILVSAGFDAHREDDMGQMGLVEADYAWITEQLVGVADRHAQGRIVSTLEGGYNLSALGRSVVAHIRALAKL
- a CDS encoding peroxiredoxin, with the protein product MSHLRLGDIAPDFEQESSVGPIRFHEFLGNSWGVLFSHPADFTPVCTTELGYTAKLADEFAKRNVKVLALSVDGKESHNKWIEDINDTQSTTVNFPILADKDRKVSELYDMIHPNANATLTVRSVFIIDPNKKVRLTITYPASTGRNFNEILRVIDSLQLTDSHSVATPVNWQDGDDVIIVPSLQDEAVIKQKFPKGYKAVRPYLRITPQPNK
- a CDS encoding sulfate/molybdate ABC transporter ATP-binding protein, encoding MSIEVRNLSKRFGQFRALNDVSLHIETGELVALLGPSGCGKTTLLRIIAGLESADSGSVLFAGEDATAVDVRQRQVGFVFQHYALFKHMTVFENVAFGLRVKHRSQRPSEDQIQRKVHDLLGLVQLDWLADRYPAQLSGGQRQRIALARALAVEPRVLLLDEPFGALDAKVRKELRRWLRRLHDELHVASVFVTHDQEEALEVADRVVLMNSGRIEQVGTPREVWESPATPFVYGFLGDVNSLAGVATRGVWQGAGLSLPAPELAQADGERATAYVRPHEFDIERYRPEGEGLAVRLSHAYLAGPSAYLELARQDSDAIIEAEVPEQLYRELNLRDGETLLARPRRARIFAVQA
- a CDS encoding electron transfer flavoprotein subunit alpha/FixB family protein, giving the protein MTTLVIAEHDNAQLKGATLNTIAAAAKIGGDVHVLVAGANARAVAEQAAQAAGVSKVLLADAPQLAEGLAENLAAQVLAVASGYSHILFPATASGKNVAPRVAAKLDVAQVSDIIGVESADTFQRPIYAGNAIATVQSADAVKVITVRTTGFDAVAATGGSAAIEDATAVADSGLSSFVGREVAKSDRPELAGARVVVSGGRGLGSAENFKILDPLADKLGAALGASRAAVDAGYAPNDWQVGQTGKIVAPQLYVAVGISGAIQHLAGMKDSKVIVAINKDPEAPIFGVADYGLVGDLFQVVPELTGAL
- the cysM gene encoding cysteine synthase CysM, translated to MTTNYPTIEQTVGNTPLVRLQRIPGAAGAARGNVILAKLEGNNPAGSVKDRPALSMIAHAEARGDIKPGDTLIEATSGNTGIALAMAAAMRGYRMILIMPDNLSVERRAAMAAYGAELILTPADKGGMEYARDLATEMQADGRGVVLDQFANPDNPRAHIESTGPEIWNQTEGRVTHFVSAMGTTGTIMGVSTYLKSRNAAIQVVGAQPAEGSQIPGIRKWPEAYLPKIFDRSRVDAYESIVQADAETMARRLAAEEGIFAGISSAGALVAALRVAERVNDATIVFIVCDRGDRYLSTGVFN
- the cysT gene encoding sulfate ABC transporter permease subunit CysT; protein product: MTSASTPAATGAQAPFAVRRSSPGVLPGFGISMGYAVLYLSLLVLIPLAALPIKSASLGWQGFWDAVASPRVVASYKLTFGASLIAALVNLVFGTIVAWVLVRYRFPGKKILDALVDLPFALPTAVAGIALTALYSEKGWLGAPLAEWFGWKVAFTPLGIVIALIFIGVPFVVRTVQPVLEDVEREIEEAAASLGANRWQTIRRVLLPALLPALMTGFALAFARAVGEYGSVVFIAGNMPMVSEITPLLIIAKLEQFDYAGAAAIATVMLVLSFALLFIINLLQGWQARRGLGRA
- the mltB gene encoding lytic murein transglycosylase B, encoding MFICRRLLQLGVMSALLAGCSTTAPSAPRSSSAPGVSAASEAPAAPIRIGPTAPGPETADEGPAALTPSGGLKPEVRQFLEGLSAERKLPLAPMVAALEGARYNATVARLIAPAPPGKKIWRSWLTYRARFVEPKRIGWGVEFYNENRDLLNQAAQRFGVPAPIIASIIGVETLYGRNMGNFRVLDALTTLAFDYPDPDKPERAAMFRGQLGDFLTLVMQGKLDLETRGSYAGAIGMPQFMPGSIMRYAVDGDDSGHIDLTNSTKDAILSVGSFLAQHGWQRGVPVFAPVTLPADPSALVDGGLVPKQSWNTISAAGGRLQPGASAVGWSAHPLGIVDLVEEARGTAQYRVGTPNFFALTHYNRSYFYATAVADLAAEIEARVGR
- a CDS encoding electron transfer flavoprotein subunit beta/FixA family protein, with translation MKVLVPVKRVVDYNVKVRVKSDQTGVDIANVKMSMNPFDEIAVEEATRLKEKGSVAEVVAVSCGVAQCQETLRTAMAIGADRGVLVQTDVELQPLAVAKLLKALVDKEQPQLVILGKQAIDDDANQTGQMLAALLDWPQATFASKVELGDGKVNVTREVDGGLETVSLKLPAIITTDLRLNEPRYVTLPNIMKAKKKQLDTVTPQDLGVDPAPRLKTLKVSEPPARKAGIKVPDVAALVDKLKNEAKVV
- the cysW gene encoding sulfate ABC transporter permease subunit CysW — encoded protein: MSVDHRPAHLTEPRWVRGILLGIALLFLTLFLLVPLAAVFAEAFRKGWALYLEAIVEPDAWAAIRLTLLVAAIALPVNLVFGVAAAWAITKFQFRGKQFLITLIDLPFSVSPVVAGLVFVLLFGTQGWFGGWLQAHDIKIVYAVPGIILASLFVTFPFVARELIPLMQAQGSEEEQAALTLGANGWQIFWRVTLPNIKWGLLYGAILCNARAMGEFGAVSVVSGQVRGLTNTMTLHVEILYNEYQYSAAFAVASLLALLALVTLVAKNLVEWRNAKQLQAASQPAEYPGPAVAITQAAA